gaggtcttcagttGAAGATTATATGATAATATGTTAGTGATGTAGGAGAGACTGATTCATGCTTCTTGTAAAAGCTGAAATAAATgggttctaaggttctttccaactctgacaccATGAGTGtatgaaatttatcttttttttgccttttgttcagCAATTTTCTGCTGTCAAAAAGGCCCTGTCCTCCCCTCTCTGCCCTTCCAAATCTCACCTGTTGCCAAAGTCTGTATTCAGTCACACCTCTCCCGTGAAGCTTTGCTCAATCCCTCTtgttcaggagtggggaacctgtggcctcgaggtcacatatggcctactcggtccttgggtgtggccttttgactgggtccaagttttatagaacagatcctttaattaaggggatctgtgaaatttgaatttagtcaaagggccacacttcagggtcacatgtgacctcgaggctgaaggttccccacccctcttcttGTTATATTAACTTGCATCTTTTCTGAATTGCTAAAGCAAATAATTATATCTAACCATATAACATCTTCTTGTTATTTAAATGATtatgaaaatgttaaaataaaaattatgcatTTTCTGTGCCTGTGACAGCagattccttgaggacagagatctAATCTTACTTTTGTAGACCAGGTGCtggataaatatatttttaattcgATTCAGCAATCATTCAATCAAATTCAGCATCCATTAAGTGCTTTTTATGTGTGACATTTTTACTATCTTGGTGTAATACaatatctatatttgtatttccaaaaaTTATCTTCCTATGTCTTCCCAACTGCAGTGCTATTTTGACATCTTCTTATCTACTACCCCTAGAACATTTGATGCCATAGTAACATTTATTCCCATCTTAGCTTGTGTTCCTAGGCTTTGTATACCCCCTTCTCAATAGTGATTCCTAAGAAATTTCAtcctgttttttcccctgattaCTTACCAATTTATTGAGACTACTTTGAATCCAAatcctatttatcttatttttttcaccTTGTTTAAGGATTGTAGTCCCTTCAGAGTGTGTAGATAGAAGCTAATCCTAAAAGGATTTGTTAGATATTCTCTAGGTGATaacattcttcccttccttgccAGCAGTGATTCAACTTTAGGGAAAGTGGTGTACAAATTACTTGGGACAAGCAACAGTTTTGATATGGTTTTCTTTTGTGACAGCAAAGGCTATGTGTGTATTCTTCTACTGACAAAAGACTGACTCAAAACGTATAACCTTGGtcagaaaaaaaccaaactgagCTGGTTTTCCCAGTTTAGTTTTCTGCCAGGTTTTCATGACAAACTCATGTGCTTCATTGCATTTTTCATTCTATAGTTTTAAGAATCGATATTACTCCAAAAATGTGAAAAAGTTGTAGCTATTAAAAAGCATCCTTCGATAACTGTTATAATAACTACAACAGCTGATGAGGGAGAGTCAAGCATTTTAAGCATAGTACCCTCTAGTGATATCCCTCTTGGGATCCCTCAGTGATTGTTAGAAATAACAACTAACAATTaacaataaaggacatatgatgaaagatgctatctgcatccaaagaaagaactgataaagaactgatagaagtatatatagaataatttcacacacacatgtgtatatatgtgtgtatacatatatatatatatatatatatatatatatatatatatatatatatatacgtatatgcttCTTTGTGTCTAatctgggggggagggagaaaggaagaaaaaagaagaaatgtgcaTTATAACTTtatgatatatttaaaaggaatagcaagatttatagtttcatgtgcaatcttctCTTATTATACTatcttatggaaatgcttgttttattacatgaattaaaataatagaaattttttaaaaaagaaatattacagcAGCTATGGATCAGATAaagttaagtgtgtcaagtatagACTCTAGAGACATCCTCCTTAGGGCACTCGAATAAAGAGCATGGATTTCCCCACTTTTTGGAGCATGCACTGATATTCTTTAATTGTCCCCTAGAAGTTGATTGGAAATTTGGCTATACATAGATGTCCTCTGCCCATTTGTGGCTACGTATGACTCATTACTGAACTGAGTTGCCCCAATTAGTTGCTGAGCCAGGGAAACTGATGACACAGAGTTCCATAGTAAGGCAGGAGAAGACATGGCTTCTGGGTGATGGGTGTCTTGGAGGCAACCATCAAGATAAGATGAGACTCTAGTCAGGTTGAAAGGAGTCATCCCTACTCCCAGGAGAATAGTGAGGCCAGCATCCTCGGAGTGCCACATTCTCCAAGTGGAGCATAGATCCAGCTAGCTGGGTTTATGCAAGAGGTACTTAGctgcctttcttctcctttcctgttTCCTCTCCTCTAGTATTGATTTTGGGGGATACTGAAATGTCTTAGAAGGCCTGCAAGTATCATTAGCAAGCTTTTGACAGAATGGTTGTGGTGGCAGCAGAAGTAGCAGGATGGGTTTGCAACAAAGAAAACATTGTGGGAGTGGTGGTAGGGTGGCTGGAAAGGTGATTCCACCTAGTATTTGATTGGACTCTTCTCAGTGGAGGTGAAATATAAAACAGCTAATTTTCAGTCTTGCAAAGAGACTGTGACCCAACAAGTTCTAGCTATTAGATGCACAACTGATTGACCTAATAGTGATTATTATCAATAATTTGTTCTAATTGTTATAGGATTTACTTTATTCACATTTGCTTTTTTGTGTGGCAATAAACTACCTGTCTcagaattaatttttgttttattttaggtaCTGCCTTTACTTACCCCATTGAGATGGAAGGGGAAATGCTAGACTAGAGCCAAACATAGAACTGTTGCCAGAATACCCAgagtagaggtgaggaggcaaTGAATGTCAGAACCGAGAAGCCTATTTCCCCTATTGAGGAATCAGAAAACCTCAGAATGATGAACTCAGGGTCAACTATTAGGGCAGATAAAGGTTCAGGATTGGTATAGtttcttatcatttttttaaaaggtcctGGGAATCTGCTTTTATTGACATAAAAACACAAGCAAACAAAAGGGTAAAAGATAGCAATTCGTGTCCTTGATCCCCAAAGCTGGGGATAGGAAAATGTCCTTCTTCTCTAGTCCCAGAAATACAATGGCATCAAGGGCCTCGGAAGCACAATGAGTAGGGTTGGGGGGATgcctttccaccccacccccagtccagGGGTCTAAAAGACATTATGATGGTTTGGGAGGAGGGGGATATTCCTGcctcttggggatgggggaagataggtcattttaatctcttttctcCTCACCCATCCCAGCTGATCATGATTCAGGGCAGGCAATCCACGTCAGTCAAGTGGTACCTAGATAGACCACTGGGCTGAGAAGGATCATTCAAGCCTACAATGAAACAGGACAAATCCAACCAAAGCACAAAggaaaatgcaatttaaaatgaaaaaacacGCCAAGAATTGACAAACTATTGCTCCAAAATAGCACAATTAATCctcagaaaacaagaaaagacCTTTAGAGGCACTTGGCAGCTTGATGAGTTGTGACTGATTCTTCTAAAGAGCAGCATAGGCTTTGAGAAACTGGAAGGACAGCAACAAGAATTACtaaattaagttaaattaaaattaaaacaaagcagaaaaaaaatggctgttgctgctactaaaaagaaaaaagacaaatggcAAGACAATACAAAGATTGGAGTACTGAAGTTTGAGAAAGGATAATTCTTACTTGTGAAACTCACTTTTTCATTCAGCATTGTCAAAAGAAATTCTTGGCATCTATAGCATATGGTAAAACATCCAGCCAAAGAAGAGTTTGAGGTATTTTGTACTTCCACAGGCCTGGAAGTCTAGTCCCAATGAAGAAATAATGAACTCTGCCATGTTTGTTGACATCCTTGGAAGTAGAATTGCTCTGGAATTAGCAAAATTGCCAAGTGGAGATGGAACACTTCCACGTGACCCTGCACCATGCCATGGGTACAAACTCATCCaagaaatagagataaatatGCTTAAATGGTCTGTTTCATTTGTGTCATCTCAGATGTGTCCAGGCTTGGAGGTAAACGTATAAGTCCAAATGGCATGgttcaacaaaaaaagaaagatttattaTGATAACATATGCAAGAATGGTTTGATTATGACAGTGACCAGGATAAAAATTCAGAGGTTCAGGTTTGGAGTAGAGTAACAATATGCAGCTGAggcaaaatgtaaaatacctaatCGATCACCACAATCATCATTATGTTCTGACCAAGTTTAAGTAGCATCTTCCCATCAGATTGTGACAGCAGTTATACGAAGTTTCTGCCTCTTGTGCTGTTAATGTGCATTTGTAGGTTTcctttgtttaatatttcttttgtatataggAATAAATTACCTCTCGTATTTGATTGATGTTCTACACtgagtatctttttaaaaatccctcttTTTGGAGGAGGCTTTAGATGtgtacttttaaataaaatagtctcTGGTAAGCTGAGGTGGAAGACTTGATGAACCAACGGGTATGAAAAAGGGAGACTGCTATCATTAGAAGATATCTTCCCCCAAACTGAAGCCAGTCTAATTGCATGTGTGGGTATAAAGCAGAATGCATTGAAGAAAGGggacaggagaaaaagaaagctattacaatagtaCATGTTGGTTAGGTTGAAAGCCTAAACTAGGGTGGTGTTAGCGGGCACAGAGGAGACAGATCTCAGGGATACTTCTGAGAAGGAATTCCAGAAACCTTGTAACTGATgtgagaggtgaaggaggagtcaAAGAAAAGCCCAAAGTTATAAACATGGGAGAGTGAATGGATGCTGCTGTCACAAAAAGTAATCTAGAAGTCAGAAGGAAGAGCAGGCATTATTCAGGGTACTGTCTAAGTTTTAGGACCAACCGTTGAGAAATATCACTGAGGCCACCCCTGGGACTATTAATTACAACTTCCTTTTTTCTGGTTAAGCTgatgaatgtgatagaatgttTCAGACAAATGCTGTGCTTGAGGCAGAGTCCTATGCTCTAGCAGGGTCGATTTACAGCTAATAGGATTATTTAATGACTGATTATGCTAGTCCAAACAATCTATTAACTTAGATGCTTGAAGAGTGCACAAGGCTGCCCACCCACAGGTGGACACAAAGTGTAGGGAAAACACATCTagaaatcaaccaatcaataaatattttctactttGTGTTAAAcattataattaaattaaattaattaaatattatatatacatatacatatgtgtgtatatagatagatatagatatagatattttgcTATTCCATTTACTCTTTATTCTCGGACTTTCAGAAATCCTCCTTATGGTCTGCCAGGTGGGAGACTCTTTGGGCAGGAGTGATTGGAGCAATATTACCCTCCATGGGGATGACCAAGAGCCAAATTAAGTCTCAGGCCACAAATCTTCTACTCCTATCATTGTCTGAATGGCTTCTGCTAAGGTGTGGTCTTCCAGTAGGTCTATTGTTTGTAGGACTATAAGACCTTCTGTAGTTGTAATCAAAAGAACGACTCCTAGACCTCCTCCTTTCGTAACTTCGGCTTCTGGGTCGCCTATATTTGTCGTAGTCATCATAGCGAGAAGAGCCATATGCATTTCTCCCTTCCTTGGCTTTCATTTGATTCGGTGTTTTGCGATCCCCTTGTGCAAACTGGATTTCGATATGACGTCCACAAATCCATTTTCGGTCCAAATTATGTAGGGCATCTTCAGCATCACGAACATCTTCAAATTGAACGTAAGCAAATCCTCTTGGACGACGAGTGTAGAAGTCAAGTGGAACATACACATCCACTATGGGGCCATAACGACCAAATTCCCGGCGCAAGTCTTCAGACACACGTCTGGTGTCGTCGGCCACATTCCTCACGAACAGGGACCTGTTGGGCGGGCGCAGGTAGTGGGACATGGCGGTGGCGAGTGGGGCGCGAGGTGCGGAGGGGCGCGAGACGGCGGGACTGGCGCTAACGGGCGAGAGCAAACATTAAATACTGTATTAAGTGTattctaagtgccaggcactgtgctgtgtgctaggcacaagaaaagaagcaaaagagagttcctgccttcaaggagcttacaatctaatgaggagacaCCTCATCAACAAATACATACTAAGTAAGCTACTTACCAGagaaataggaaattattaacaaagggaaggcactggaatcaaGAATGGTTGTCAAAGACTTTCAAGATTTTGGTTGTGacttaaagaaaaccagaaaagtcAGCAGCCTGAGTTGAGGTGGGACAGTGTTCCAGGgctgggggatagccagagaaaatgcagagTTCACCATCCTGTCAGCTCAGTAGCACAGATCCATCATGTCAGAAACTCTGGCTTGTCGTCTCTGACAAAGATTGCTTATCTCAGTTCTCAGTAACCAACCTAGCCACAGAATCGAAGAGCTGGCAGAGACTCGGGTCCATCTAATCCACTCCATACTTAAACAGGAATTCCCTCAAGATCATCTCTTTTTGCTTCAAGACCTTCAGTCAGGGGAAATGCAGCCTCTTTTACTTAGCTCTAATTGCTGGGAAGATCTTTAATTGAAGCCTAAAGTTGTCTGTCTCTTggtaacttccacccattactCCTAGTTCAGTAAATCAGTCTACGATTGTTTTTCTTCTAGTTCAATCAGTGAATtgatcagcaagtatttattaagtgtctaagatgttccaggcaccatgctagaggctagggatacaaatacaaaaaaagaaacaaatcctACTTAAAAGAAACCATTCCTTTTTCTGGGgttgaaaaaaagaacaatatgatttcacatttatatgTCAGTTCAGGGTTTTGGAAAATGCTTTCTTTGCTTTGTCTCTGCTAGTATGAGTATTATCACTTCAATttgacatttgaagaaactgaggatcagagagattgAGTGGATTTTTAAAGGCCACAtatgaaatttgaattcaggtcttttggtTGCAGGATCTGCATTCTTTCTACCCTCCCTAATGCTTATCTTATTCTAGTAAGTCCATTCTACTGCAAGAACCTCGAGAATAGCAAAATATAGCGACTGGACAGGTAAATATCTTGTCAATATAGATATTAACATGAAGAGAAAATTGTGGCTTTGTTGTTTCCAAACAAGTATTTGAAATTGTAATACAACTTTCCTCCTTTAAGGAAAATTTTGATTCCACTGCTAAAATTAAAGCATCTTTGAAACCAAAATATTCTACAAGGAACGGGTGCTAATGAGTATAACTGGGGACAATTTAgttgagagaagaaaatgacatatgtgttttatatactAAGTCTGACTTGCCAATTTCCCTGCCTCTGAAAAGTTCATTTTCAAAACATCAGTGCTCTATCACTTGACAGCTTTCTGCATCTGAAATTCTAAATTTCTGGTGAACTGCAGTATGCAGCTAATGTATGTACATTTAGAAAATAATGTATCTGAATTCATATGCATGCAAACCTTAAATGATATGCTTCTTTTAGACACCGACTTGTATGGTTGATGGTTTTAATATTACTATTTGCATCTCAATAAATTATGCTtgcagagggaaaaaatagaaaaatccagGTTTTATTAATAGATATGCTAAGTATAATATGGAAAGTATAATTCATAGGAAAATCCATTGCATGATTCCATAAGACCAAACATTTCTGTGTAACATAAAATGTCTTCAAATGTAGAATGTGAGCTGCACAGTGAATCAGGGATAGGCTCTTCTGAGAAAACACCTGACTTGAATCCATGAACAAAATCTAAGTATCAGTTATGATTTTCGATGTCTTTTCAGACTCTTGCAAAAATTAAACCTAACGATGCGTTTTCCTATGaatcagtcttttttttaagacCTAAAGAATCTAAGGTCATGCTGTCCATGATTTaggattaaaattaaaaacaacaacaaaacacactCAAGCACAGTGACTCCAGAGCATGCCTAACATGGATGTCACCCATAAGGGTGCACAAGGAATTCCCAGTAGTTGAAGAACAATGAGACAATTGGCCCCTGAacatttattctcttttatttgtatctatgtgtatatgtgtgggtgcaagagggaggaagaattGGCAATAGAAGAGGTGTTAACAATAGGGGTTAGATTAAGTATAGTAGTGGACAAACTAATGGAGGACAAGGGAGAATGTAGAAGCCACAGGGAGTCACGAATGATGCAATAGAGGTGGGTTGTTCTTAGTGGGAGCCATGCAGTGAAGATTCAAGTCCTCAAAATCTCAAAGCAAGGATGCCACTGTTCACTGGGAAGAGCTTCAGGATATCAGAATACTAGAAATTATGCCTGGATCATATGAAtttggaaggagaagaaaagagggagtaaaatcataagaaaaagagaaggaaggaaggaaggagaatgaagtGACACTTGGAATATTGAATTCTGAGGTATTCCTGAGTAGTGTGAGCAGACAGGTAAACTGTATGGGGCTTTTATCTACTAAGTAAGAGATCCTGGTGCTACAACTAGATATGGAAGCCAGGAAATAAGTAGTAACTTAAGAAATATGCTTGGTAAAGTGAAAAGAAAGTAGTACTCAACTATGAACTCCATGTGGAGATAGGTGGCCACATAGCCAAGGTGAATCCAACGTCAAGGGGCTATAGCAGATCTTCATTTTGGACCCTGAGAATATGATAAAGGAAGTATAAAGGAGGTATGAAGACTGAAATTTCCTTATATTATTTAACTATGCTGAGGAATAGTTTTCTTGtcccttcttatttttttttctcctgaaacatTTGGATAGAATGCATTGTCTTTTAAAGTGTTTCATCCTTTTATGTATGGGGCAAAGAATGATTCTGCTGtataattgtctcattttatttatttcttttatatcttaatttttttttttgctattgggTTGGTTTATCTGACACAATTGAATAGTACTGATAGGGCCTTGAGACATGATTTGCATAAATTATTATGTAAGATAGCTATATTGAACCTCAGTGACATAGGAAGGGGCTCTAGTGCCAGAGTTCTCATAGGTTTTAAGAACCTTGTTGttaacaaagagaaaaagcaaagctAGAAGAGATGCAGGAAAAAAGTATAGTGAGTTCTTCCcccatgttgttgttttttgtcttttcttctcaaagaagaccatgacatcaggaagatgatgctgtGACTTGtcagtgaattgtatttaagtgagggagggctgtgcaaagtcaccaccctcattttctcctccagagccatctaggtccattggcaagatatagatcagggtgactggagacaGGCCACTCTACCACCGTAACTActccacaaagatctagaaaatgcaccagaatTAATCTTGACTtgtaaattcaagaaaaaaaataagtcaatttTCCAGCTCAGATTGGTGTAGGGAGAATGATAGAGCAGTTTGTGGATAGTGGACAAAAGGTCTAACCAGGAGCTCTTTGTTAATTTACACCTGGGCAAGAAGAAGTTCTAAACCCAGACAGAGAGGCTGGATGTCTTGAAAGGATCAGAAACAAATGCCAACTGACAGTTCTTTTATACGGTACACACCTAATACTGACAATCCAGGGAAGGGAGTGGTCTTGAGCCATGGAGTGTGTACTAAGTGAGGAGTAAATACATAAACAATCAGCATCACTGACCCAGGAGTGGGGCAGagttggtctcagtttctctccCAGTACAGTCTGAAGCCTGAAGCAAAGTAAgcagggcaggaatcccagatcAAAAGGGACCCTGCAGTTTTGAGACTCTGAAACTAAAGAGGTTCTGAGATACTTGAAAGTGGCTTAATCCAGAAGCAATTGCTTGGACTTCTGGCCAGAGGCAAGCAAACAGTTGTATTGGTTAAATGAAAACTCAGGTTAGGAACTTGGAGAGCTCAGATCAGGAGAGCAGCGATCAGACTTTGCACTGGATCAGATCTCTTTGAAGCCCTGCAGGCTCTCAGGTTCCCAGCCTGAACTGTTCTTGAGATCTAGGTATATCACTACACTAAATCCACTAAGAAAGCAGCAGCACAACCCAAAAGGACATCATCATGGTGCACACATTTCCTTCAGGAATTCAGAGAATCTGGCCTTAACATAAAGTCTGaactctggaaaatgagctaacaaaaaagaactttgaCAGTGACGGGGAAGCTCAAGACCCAAGCGCcaaagaagagaataactccaaaacatctacaagtgaaacctcaaagaaaaacataggtTAGGGAAAAGTTCAACTAGGATTCCTGGATGAGATAaagcaagattttaaaaagaagccaaAGCAAATTTCATCAAACCTAGACCACTGGTGCTAAGCACAATCTTCCTcactattctctttttctttataaggAGTGGGATAgaaataaaaagaccaaaaaataaaagaataggaTGTAAGAAAACATGTAATTAATTATCATAACTCTGAATGAAAATGAAGTTAACTTACCCACAAAACAATATGTTTAAAATATGTTTAGAAGGAACGCAgttgaaaaataaagattgtcatggagttaaaataagaggctagaGCAAagtctattatgctttagctgaagtttgtattttttaagaaaggaaggaTAGGGATCATGCCTTCAGACAAGGCGATAACAAAAATATACTTAATTAACAGTGaataggaaaactacattttgctaaaattaccatagacaatgaattaatatcaagacta
This Trichosurus vulpecula isolate mTriVul1 chromosome 2, mTriVul1.pri, whole genome shotgun sequence DNA region includes the following protein-coding sequences:
- the LOC118837320 gene encoding serine/arginine-rich splicing factor 10-like, with protein sequence MSHYLRPPNRSLFVRNVADDTRRVSEDLRREFGRYGPIVDVYVPLDFYTRRPRGFAYVQFEDVRDAEDALHNLDRKWICGRHIEIQFAQGDRKTPNQMKAKEGRNAYGSSRYDDYDKYRRPRSRSYERRRSRSRSFDYNYRRSYSPTNNRPTGRPHLSRSHSDNDRSRRFVA